One Nitrospirota bacterium DNA segment encodes these proteins:
- a CDS encoding class I SAM-dependent methyltransferase, with product MHEVICCPVCQGRARKELLTFPNDKYLRRLPTRADYTVRYAICTACGFVYQPQTMDEAEMAVLYGEKYRLSEPPSDYLRGNRCVALQVFSWIAERTGLRGPGRKVLDIGCATGMFLRPFTMAGWTAIGCDAASSWIEYGRREFGLDLRAEFFTKDSFPGEQFDLIVFSHVLEHVLDPAPILGAIREKLADGGFLFIGTPSILAPRRKLYPGLFGGDHVRLFSPRTIRAYLRRHGFQPVAVETHSPRGLRALAVKAERATEPDLRDRDDWGTIMALYRGLFSPSGASCLERNLAALVDRQEPVLEEVCRRFESCPYEARSEGTEPDNVLIRRRDGAANWLYGREGSRLRARLLLERARDRVAASDGPVLLRGFGLGHFAELLEAALRPSASLHIWEPDPAMLLTALRTRDLTNLVRSPRVTLHVGASVDFLETLASEKGGGPLRSLLDPQSPSTRDPFHEELPFLFKDQQPSGSAASHSAVCSAT from the coding sequence ATGCACGAAGTGATCTGCTGCCCGGTGTGCCAGGGACGGGCGCGCAAGGAGCTGTTGACGTTTCCCAACGACAAGTACCTGCGTCGCCTGCCCACCAGAGCGGACTATACGGTCCGGTACGCGATCTGCACCGCCTGCGGCTTCGTCTATCAGCCTCAGACCATGGACGAGGCTGAAATGGCCGTTCTGTACGGCGAGAAGTACCGCCTGAGCGAACCGCCGTCAGACTATCTGCGCGGGAATCGCTGCGTCGCCCTGCAGGTCTTTTCCTGGATCGCGGAGCGGACGGGGCTACGGGGGCCAGGTCGGAAGGTGCTGGACATCGGCTGCGCGACCGGCATGTTCCTGCGGCCGTTCACCATGGCTGGCTGGACGGCTATCGGATGCGACGCGGCCTCCTCCTGGATCGAGTACGGGCGGCGCGAGTTCGGCCTGGACCTGCGTGCCGAGTTTTTCACGAAGGACAGCTTTCCGGGGGAGCAGTTCGATCTGATCGTCTTTTCCCACGTGCTGGAGCACGTGCTGGATCCGGCGCCGATCCTCGGCGCCATCCGGGAGAAGCTCGCGGACGGCGGGTTCCTCTTCATCGGCACGCCGAGCATTCTGGCCCCCCGCCGCAAGCTTTATCCGGGTCTGTTCGGGGGAGACCATGTGCGCCTGTTCTCGCCCAGGACGATCAGGGCCTACCTGCGCCGCCACGGGTTCCAGCCCGTCGCGGTCGAGACCCACTCCCCGAGGGGGCTCCGAGCGCTGGCGGTCAAGGCCGAGAGGGCGACGGAACCGGACCTGCGGGACCGGGATGACTGGGGCACGATCATGGCTCTGTACCGCGGACTGTTCAGCCCGTCGGGGGCCTCCTGTCTGGAACGGAACCTGGCCGCGCTCGTTGATCGGCAGGAGCCGGTCCTGGAAGAGGTCTGCCGGCGGTTCGAATCCTGCCCCTACGAGGCCCGATCGGAGGGAACCGAGCCGGACAACGTCCTCATCCGGCGCCGCGACGGAGCGGCGAACTGGCTTTACGGACGGGAAGGGAGCCGACTGCGGGCGAGGCTGTTGCTGGAGCGGGCACGAGACCGGGTCGCCGCGAGCGACGGACCGGTCCTGTTGCGGGGATTCGGCCTCGGACACTTCGCCGAATTGCTGGAAGCCGCCCTCCGTCCCTCGGCAAGCCTTCATATCTGGGAGCCGGATCCGGCCATGCTCCTGACCGCGCTGAGAACCAGGGATCTCACCAACCTTGTGCGGTCGCCCCGGGTGACCCTGCACGTCGGGGCCTCCGTGGATTTTCTGGAGACCCTTGCAAGCGAGAAGGGAGGAGGCCCGCTGAGGAGCCTGTTGGATCCGCAGAGCCCCTCCACTCGCGATCCGTTTCACGAGGAGCTGCCGTTTCTGTTCAAGGACCAGCAGCCGTCCGGGTCGGCCGCGTCACATTCCGCGGTCTGCTCCGCCACATGA
- the asnB gene encoding asparagine synthase (glutamine-hydrolyzing): MCGIVGIVNVNGEPVSERQLGSMTNRLAHRGPDDRGLYTEGPVGLGHRRLAVIDLSPTAHQPMLSTCGRFVVAYNGEIYNFRDLREELERKGYWFRSQSDTEVLLNAYVEWREDCLSRLNGMFAFAIWDRQRRRLILARDRYGVKPLYWYEKGGLFLAASEIKAILEHPRVTRDVNGPALNEYFTFQNIFSDATLFEGIRLLPPGCILTLDLQGRGGAAQRRYWDYEFTGALSHLSDEEASDRLCDLFSRAVTRQLVSDVTVGSYLSGGIDSSSITAVAAKRLPRLTTFTGGFDLTSASGLELGFDERPVAEVLANQFKTEHYEVVLHAGDMEAVMPALIWHMEDLRVGQSYPNYYVARLASKFLKVVLSGTGGDELFGGYPWRYYRGLPSRSREDYFRRYYEFWQRLVRDEEKERLFTPGVRRQIGDHSTYETFRGVFASWSGAFAEPDDYFHASLYFELKTFLHGLLVVEDKLSMAHSLETRLPFLDNDLVDFALALPARYKLGGASPAVRVDENRPAKRRLYDLETSNGKPLLRRTMRRLIPEDVTRRAKQGFSAPDASWFRGESIDYINRLLRNPHALIYEFLTPALVARVLEDHCSGRVNRRLMIWSLLSFEWWCRTFLMPNGRPDSASEKAADTVVVGG, translated from the coding sequence ATGTGCGGGATCGTGGGAATCGTGAACGTGAACGGTGAGCCGGTCTCCGAGAGACAACTGGGGAGCATGACGAACCGTCTCGCCCACCGCGGACCCGACGACCGCGGCCTGTACACCGAAGGGCCTGTCGGGCTTGGGCACCGCCGACTGGCGGTCATCGATTTATCCCCGACAGCCCATCAACCCATGCTCTCGACCTGCGGCCGGTTCGTCGTGGCATACAACGGCGAGATCTACAACTTCCGGGATCTGCGGGAGGAGCTGGAGCGCAAAGGGTACTGGTTCCGATCGCAGTCCGACACCGAAGTCCTGCTGAACGCCTACGTGGAATGGAGGGAGGACTGCCTGAGCCGGCTCAACGGCATGTTCGCGTTCGCCATCTGGGACCGCCAGCGCAGGCGGTTGATTCTGGCCCGCGACCGGTATGGGGTCAAACCCCTGTACTGGTACGAAAAGGGGGGCCTGTTCCTGGCTGCCTCGGAGATCAAGGCGATCCTCGAACACCCCCGCGTGACCCGCGACGTCAACGGCCCGGCGCTCAACGAATATTTCACGTTCCAGAACATCTTCAGCGACGCGACGCTGTTCGAGGGGATCCGGCTTCTGCCACCCGGCTGCATCCTGACACTAGACCTTCAGGGGCGCGGCGGCGCAGCCCAGAGACGGTACTGGGACTACGAGTTCACCGGAGCGCTCTCGCATCTGTCGGACGAGGAGGCCTCGGACCGCCTGTGCGACCTCTTCAGCCGGGCCGTGACGCGGCAACTGGTCAGCGACGTCACGGTCGGCAGTTACCTGAGCGGCGGAATCGACTCCAGCTCGATCACCGCCGTGGCCGCCAAGCGCTTGCCGCGCCTGACCACCTTCACGGGCGGCTTCGATCTGACCTCGGCATCGGGTCTGGAACTGGGATTCGACGAGCGCCCCGTCGCCGAGGTCCTGGCCAACCAATTCAAGACCGAGCATTACGAGGTGGTGTTGCACGCCGGGGACATGGAAGCGGTGATGCCGGCGCTCATCTGGCACATGGAGGATCTTCGGGTCGGCCAGTCCTATCCGAACTACTATGTAGCCCGCCTCGCCAGCAAATTCCTCAAGGTCGTTCTTTCCGGGACCGGGGGGGACGAGCTCTTCGGCGGATACCCCTGGCGCTACTACCGGGGCCTGCCGAGCCGCAGCCGGGAGGATTACTTCCGGCGCTATTACGAGTTCTGGCAGCGCCTCGTCAGAGACGAGGAGAAGGAGAGACTCTTCACCCCGGGAGTGCGCCGCCAGATCGGCGATCACTCCACCTACGAGACGTTCCGCGGCGTGTTCGCCTCCTGGTCCGGCGCGTTCGCCGAGCCGGATGACTATTTCCACGCCTCCCTCTATTTCGAACTCAAGACCTTCCTGCACGGGCTCTTGGTGGTCGAGGATAAGCTCAGCATGGCTCATTCCTTGGAAACACGCCTGCCTTTCCTGGACAACGACCTCGTGGACTTCGCACTGGCTCTGCCGGCCCGCTACAAGCTGGGCGGTGCGTCTCCGGCGGTTCGAGTCGACGAAAACCGGCCTGCCAAGCGTCGGCTCTACGATCTCGAAACCAGCAACGGCAAGCCTCTGTTACGCCGGACCATGCGCCGCCTGATTCCCGAGGACGTGACCCGACGCGCCAAACAAGGATTCAGCGCCCCGGACGCCAGTTGGTTCCGCGGGGAGAGCATAGATTACATCAACCGGTTGCTGCGGAACCCGCACGCGTTGATCTACGAATTCCTCACCCCCGCCTTGGTCGCGAGGGTGTTGGAAGACCATTGCTCGGGCCGAGTGAACCGGCGGCTGATGATCTGGTCGCTTCTGAGCTTCGAGTGGTGGTGCCGGACGTTCCTGATGCCCAACGGGCGGCCTGACTCCGCTTCCGAGAAGGCCGCCGACACCGTCGTGGTTGGAGGATAA
- a CDS encoding glycosyltransferase → MTGVRYRIAGLSAYRDELRTIMDPLLAGAARLGHEARALAAGEPSRVLAALRAKRVDFCLLTGRTAYYLAQHAPELLRALQEEQVPSVALWYDNPLRYLDVVAAVYADNLLLLTTADTKCAEELRRLGFARAAYSPGCCFSPNFQPGSPTEDLRCELSFAGGYMSRDYFETRYLPQHFRSMHEILFGDCQDGTGEALRRLIEEFLALRRNTRRHVDVYEYLRDRLAPLELRRYLPGCSHLLMHYQKTLEREQLFDAVTKVPDATLHCYGGADVVLRKGDVMASPWKRVVFHPSLDQHTDLGRLFVSTGINLGLSQFPRAVHRRYFESAACGGFMIGEYKDDIEGLFDVGREIVCFRDLDELPDLIRHYRKRDAERARIGRLAHERSVKQHQPYHRVQALVPIIARELERFRDLYGARGGLCTK, encoded by the coding sequence GTGACGGGAGTGCGGTACCGGATTGCCGGCCTGTCCGCCTACAGGGACGAATTGCGGACGATCATGGACCCCCTGCTGGCCGGCGCCGCCAGGCTCGGGCACGAGGCCCGGGCGCTGGCGGCCGGGGAGCCGAGCCGGGTTCTGGCCGCCCTTCGCGCCAAACGGGTTGACTTTTGCCTGCTGACGGGACGCACCGCCTACTACCTTGCGCAGCACGCCCCCGAGCTCCTCCGGGCTTTGCAGGAGGAGCAGGTCCCGTCGGTTGCCCTCTGGTACGACAATCCGCTCCGGTACCTCGACGTGGTTGCGGCCGTCTACGCGGACAACCTCCTTCTGCTGACCACAGCCGACACGAAGTGCGCAGAGGAATTGCGGAGGCTCGGGTTCGCGCGCGCGGCCTACTCGCCGGGCTGCTGCTTCAGCCCAAATTTCCAGCCGGGGTCGCCTACCGAGGACCTTCGCTGCGAGCTCTCGTTCGCCGGCGGCTACATGTCCAGAGACTATTTCGAGACCCGATACCTCCCGCAGCATTTCCGGTCCATGCACGAAATCCTCTTTGGCGACTGCCAAGACGGGACAGGGGAGGCGCTGCGTCGCCTGATCGAGGAGTTCCTGGCTCTCCGGAGAAACACGAGACGGCACGTGGACGTCTACGAGTACCTGCGGGATCGCCTCGCCCCCCTGGAACTCCGGCGCTACTTGCCCGGTTGCTCCCACCTCCTCATGCATTACCAAAAGACCCTGGAGCGTGAACAGCTCTTTGACGCGGTCACGAAAGTGCCCGATGCGACCTTGCACTGTTACGGAGGGGCCGACGTGGTGCTGCGGAAAGGCGACGTCATGGCTTCCCCCTGGAAGCGGGTCGTGTTTCACCCGTCGCTCGATCAGCACACCGATCTGGGCCGGCTCTTCGTCTCGACCGGCATCAATCTGGGGCTCAGTCAGTTCCCCCGCGCGGTCCACCGACGGTACTTCGAAAGCGCGGCCTGCGGAGGGTTCATGATCGGGGAGTACAAGGACGACATCGAGGGATTGTTCGACGTGGGGCGGGAGATCGTCTGCTTCCGCGACTTGGACGAACTCCCCGACCTGATCCGCCACTACCGGAAACGCGACGCGGAACGGGCCAGGATCGGACGTCTGGCCCACGAGCGGAGCGTGAAGCAGCATCAACCCTACCATCGCGTGCAGGCGCTCGTGCCGATCATTGCCCGGGAGCTCGAGCGGTTCCGCGACCTGTACGGCGCCAGGGGAGGCCTATGCACGAAGTGA
- a CDS encoding 6-hydroxymethylpterin diphosphokinase MptE-like protein: MKQTRCLICRFDDAELLGQFPYDPYHRHLDHLKDVPATYVVCRNCSFVYTNPMLEPEELAVLYGEKLRPSRPDEAYLKANRKVYQRRYQWIANELGLPSQERPTPSILEVGCAAGVALSVFREYGWRTTGIEPADTFAAHARESFGLNVQTGFYGPGSFEGRQFDLIMFSQVLEHVPDPDSLLTQASRNLTDDGHIFIGVPTLMRPLRPVHPMTLQAVHLWIFSLPTLTALLERNGLEPVAHSYDAKGLLVLARKSSLVARHSSLVTASDAHHPSPIIVSDSAERVTRYFRWFTEEDSLYARNLAALKGGDRQNTRSPDLDGDLSTITVEQSPEGWLNLCERQGGRERRLYASDPREAARKLAGQLDPGIEGVVVVLGLGLGYLAAEILGKLSRGHVLILCEADPRVFRAAMFHQDLTSLFNDPRVHVIVGDDLARLDYVLGLSSKAMYVADKIHVVKCGASKKWQEDLYARMAERVQERMKVLEINRNTIGGLGLRMMANTLENAHLIMDMPGVARFEGLFKGLPAIVVSAGPSLEKNFHLLKEAKGRAVIIACDTVLRMLVPNGIVPDVTITADPHEATYRKFRDLPMDRDSILVCHPANYPDLFRTFNGRRFTTGPQLAIYRFLSRFWKPKGRIDHKTQSSAHLAFNFATLIGADPIIFIGQDLCYYDNKKHAGNLTKGSPFEAKGGLREHEPATDILGQPVETTVLFQSFKVILDDMVRESPARVINATEGGLGIKGAEVMTLKDAIASCCPPSPIGIAERFASVSGDQPDETDRRGLMEEVRRIHREARETLAVVRKMLTYVRRADRVIKRGKEDSARARYLSELAERQSRAMEGRQELMALLVEGAYFLELYMSREEVLAIDEIPDPKERFRKQIGRAMKYYTGLQQVLEPFCDGTGELLERLEELDRLKELPSRTVPERLAIANRLKRLMDYPRARDLYEEILKEEPEQMEALFHLGDILYRCHRPHEALPLLKRVAANNSSYMNVQDVIRRCREKADTWETKTGEAKAVMASVPALSEGEMALRQGQFYWRATNRERAKQKFARAMEAAPAQSDVYLVPARLFEEAGLAEEALAALERALTACPGEVWPLKALGLFALRYGQRSQAESFLLAAVQMDPNVGEEAGDALVQAGAFLAAGECYEQALARDPSNGSLTVKAAWAYQRATESSALALSGRQA; the protein is encoded by the coding sequence ATGAAACAGACACGCTGCTTGATATGCCGCTTCGACGACGCCGAGCTGCTGGGCCAGTTTCCATACGATCCCTACCACCGGCACCTGGACCATCTCAAGGACGTGCCGGCGACCTACGTCGTTTGCAGGAACTGTAGCTTCGTCTATACGAACCCGATGCTGGAGCCGGAGGAGCTGGCGGTCCTCTACGGCGAGAAGCTGCGGCCAAGCCGTCCCGACGAGGCCTACCTCAAGGCGAACCGGAAGGTGTACCAACGGCGGTACCAGTGGATCGCCAACGAACTGGGCCTTCCGAGCCAGGAGCGGCCGACGCCCTCGATTCTGGAAGTGGGCTGCGCCGCCGGGGTCGCCCTCTCGGTCTTTCGCGAATACGGCTGGCGCACGACCGGGATCGAGCCGGCCGACACCTTCGCTGCCCACGCCCGCGAATCGTTCGGGCTGAACGTCCAGACCGGCTTCTACGGACCCGGCTCGTTCGAGGGGCGGCAGTTCGACCTCATCATGTTCTCCCAGGTCCTGGAGCACGTGCCCGATCCCGACTCGCTCCTGACCCAGGCATCACGCAATCTCACGGACGACGGACACATCTTCATCGGGGTCCCGACGCTCATGCGGCCCCTGAGGCCGGTCCACCCGATGACGCTTCAGGCCGTCCACCTGTGGATCTTCTCGCTGCCGACTCTGACCGCGTTGCTCGAGCGGAACGGGCTGGAACCAGTCGCCCATTCCTACGATGCCAAGGGGCTCCTCGTGCTGGCCCGAAAGTCGTCGCTCGTCGCTCGTCATTCGTCCCTCGTCACGGCTTCTGACGCCCATCACCCGTCACCCATCATCGTTTCCGACAGCGCCGAGCGCGTCACCCGGTATTTCCGCTGGTTCACGGAGGAGGACAGCCTGTACGCCCGCAACCTGGCCGCACTGAAGGGAGGGGACCGGCAGAACACGAGATCTCCGGACCTGGATGGAGACCTCTCCACCATCACCGTGGAACAGTCGCCGGAGGGCTGGCTGAACCTCTGCGAACGTCAGGGCGGGAGGGAGCGGCGGCTCTACGCCTCCGATCCCCGGGAGGCGGCCAGAAAGCTGGCCGGACAGTTGGATCCGGGGATCGAGGGGGTCGTGGTCGTGCTCGGGCTGGGATTGGGCTACCTGGCCGCCGAGATTCTGGGCAAGTTGAGCCGGGGCCACGTCCTCATCCTCTGCGAAGCGGACCCCAGGGTCTTCCGCGCCGCCATGTTCCACCAGGACCTCACGTCCCTCTTCAACGATCCCCGCGTCCACGTGATCGTCGGAGACGACCTGGCCCGGCTGGACTACGTCCTCGGGCTCAGCAGCAAGGCCATGTACGTGGCGGACAAGATCCACGTCGTGAAGTGCGGGGCCAGCAAGAAGTGGCAGGAGGACCTCTACGCGCGCATGGCCGAGCGGGTGCAGGAGCGGATGAAGGTCCTGGAGATCAACCGGAACACGATCGGGGGGCTGGGCCTCCGCATGATGGCCAACACGCTGGAGAACGCGCACCTGATCATGGACATGCCGGGGGTGGCCCGGTTCGAAGGGCTCTTCAAAGGGCTGCCGGCCATCGTCGTGTCGGCGGGGCCGTCGCTGGAGAAAAACTTCCATTTGCTCAAGGAGGCCAAGGGTCGGGCGGTGATCATCGCCTGCGACACGGTGCTCCGCATGCTCGTGCCCAACGGGATCGTGCCGGACGTCACGATCACGGCCGATCCGCACGAGGCGACCTACCGGAAGTTCCGGGACCTGCCGATGGACCGGGACTCGATCCTCGTCTGCCATCCGGCCAACTACCCGGACCTCTTCCGGACCTTCAACGGCCGCCGGTTCACGACCGGGCCGCAGCTCGCCATCTACCGGTTCCTGAGCCGGTTCTGGAAACCGAAGGGACGGATTGACCACAAGACTCAGTCCAGCGCGCACCTGGCCTTCAACTTCGCCACGCTGATCGGGGCGGACCCGATCATCTTCATCGGCCAGGACCTCTGCTACTACGACAACAAGAAACACGCAGGGAACCTGACCAAGGGCAGCCCCTTCGAGGCCAAGGGCGGGCTGAGGGAGCATGAGCCGGCGACGGACATCCTGGGGCAGCCGGTGGAGACCACCGTCCTGTTCCAGAGCTTCAAGGTGATCCTGGACGACATGGTCCGGGAGTCCCCGGCGCGGGTGATCAATGCGACCGAAGGAGGGCTCGGGATCAAGGGGGCGGAGGTCATGACGCTCAAGGACGCGATCGCCTCCTGCTGCCCCCCGTCGCCCATCGGGATCGCGGAGCGTTTCGCCTCCGTGTCCGGCGACCAGCCGGACGAGACGGATCGAAGAGGGCTGATGGAGGAAGTCCGCCGCATCCACAGGGAGGCCAGGGAGACCCTCGCCGTCGTGCGGAAGATGCTCACCTACGTCCGCCGGGCCGACCGGGTCATCAAGCGGGGGAAGGAGGACAGCGCCAGGGCCCGCTACCTGTCCGAGCTGGCCGAGAGGCAGAGCCGGGCCATGGAGGGACGGCAGGAATTGATGGCCCTGCTGGTCGAGGGGGCCTACTTCCTCGAGCTCTACATGTCTCGCGAGGAGGTCCTGGCCATTGACGAGATCCCCGATCCCAAGGAGCGGTTCCGGAAACAGATCGGTCGGGCGATGAAATATTACACCGGGCTCCAACAGGTGCTGGAGCCCTTCTGCGACGGAACCGGAGAACTCCTCGAACGGCTGGAAGAGTTGGACCGCCTGAAGGAACTCCCGAGCCGGACCGTCCCGGAACGGCTGGCGATCGCCAACCGGCTCAAGCGCCTGATGGATTACCCCCGGGCCAGAGATCTGTACGAGGAGATTCTCAAGGAGGAGCCGGAGCAAATGGAGGCCCTCTTCCATCTGGGGGACATCCTCTACCGTTGCCACAGGCCCCACGAGGCCCTGCCCTTGCTCAAGCGGGTCGCGGCGAACAATTCCAGCTACATGAACGTGCAGGACGTCATCAGACGATGCCGGGAGAAGGCGGATACCTGGGAAACCAAGACAGGGGAGGCCAAGGCCGTGATGGCTTCCGTGCCGGCTCTCTCCGAGGGGGAGATGGCGCTTCGGCAGGGACAGTTCTATTGGCGCGCGACGAACCGGGAGCGCGCCAAGCAGAAATTCGCGCGGGCGATGGAAGCCGCCCCCGCGCAATCCGACGTCTACCTGGTGCCGGCCCGGCTCTTTGAGGAAGCGGGGCTGGCGGAGGAGGCGCTGGCGGCGCTGGAACGAGCCTTGACCGCCTGTCCGGGCGAAGTCTGGCCATTGAAGGCATTGGGGTTGTTCGCTCTGCGCTACGGCCAGAGGAGCCAGGCGGAATCCTTTCTGCTGGCGGCGGTGCAGATGGATCCGAACGTCGGAGAGGAGGCGGGCGATGCGCTCGTCCAGGCCGGCGCCTTCCTGGCCGCCGGCGAGTGCTATGAGCAGGCCCTGGCCCGGGACCCATCCAACGGGTCCCTGACCGTCAAGGCCGCTTGGGCCTATCAGCGGGCGACCGAGTCGTCCGCCCTCGCCTTGTCCGGGAGGCAGGCATGA
- a CDS encoding methionyl-tRNA formyltransferase, with amino-acid sequence MRIVFFGATEMGYRCCRQLLETGEDIVGILSIPQEFRISYAPAPVRNVTFRDFADLAGRYDIPLLSVTGKMSDPQYVTTLKNWRPDFGLAIGWYYMIPRAVRELFPLGVAGIHASLLPKYRGGAPLVWAMINGERETGVTLFHFDDGVDTGDVIAQQAIEIEAHDTIKTLYEKATRASLEVLRRQIPLLREGTAPRVPQDHEAATQFPQRRPEDGLIDWSKSPDEIRNFIRAQTKPYPGAYTLINGKKIIIWDADVLDTPADALAGGAR; translated from the coding sequence GTGCGGATTGTGTTCTTCGGCGCAACCGAAATGGGGTATCGGTGCTGTCGCCAGCTCTTGGAGACGGGGGAGGACATCGTCGGCATCCTCTCCATCCCGCAAGAGTTCCGCATCTCCTACGCGCCCGCGCCGGTCCGGAACGTGACGTTCCGCGATTTCGCCGATCTCGCCGGACGATACGACATCCCGCTCCTGTCTGTGACGGGGAAGATGAGCGACCCGCAGTACGTCACGACGCTCAAGAACTGGCGACCGGACTTCGGCCTTGCGATCGGTTGGTATTACATGATCCCCCGGGCCGTGCGCGAGCTGTTTCCGCTCGGCGTCGCGGGGATCCATGCCTCGCTCCTGCCCAAGTACCGGGGCGGAGCGCCGCTGGTGTGGGCGATGATCAACGGCGAGCGTGAGACCGGCGTGACGCTCTTCCACTTCGACGACGGAGTTGACACCGGCGACGTCATCGCGCAACAGGCGATCGAAATAGAAGCGCACGATACGATCAAGACGCTCTACGAGAAGGCCACCCGTGCGTCGCTCGAAGTCCTGCGCCGACAGATCCCTCTGCTCCGCGAAGGCACGGCCCCGCGGGTGCCCCAGGATCACGAGGCGGCGACCCAATTCCCCCAGCGGCGGCCTGAGGACGGTCTGATCGACTGGAGCAAGAGTCCGGACGAGATCCGCAACTTCATCCGTGCCCAGACAAAACCCTACCCCGGCGCGTACACGCTCATCAACGGAAAGAAAATCATCATTTGGGACGCGGACGTCCTGGACACGCCCGCGGACGCCTTGGCGGGAGGTGCGCGGTGA